In the genome of Ureibacillus sp. FSL W7-1570, the window TTTACGGGCAGCTGGTGATGCCACTACCCGGCCGCTGTTTGTTTCTTCAACAACCGGTGCAGGTTGAGCCGGTTGGGCAGCTGGTGCTTGTTGTGCAGGTTGCGCTTCTTCTTTTGCAGCCTCTTTTGCAGGTTCCGCTTGAGGTGCAGGAGCAGCTCCGCCTTCAGCTGGTTCAACAACGGCGATTGTTTGGCCAACTTGTACTGTGTCGCCCTCTTGAGCCAAAATTTGTGTCAATACTCCCGCTTCTTCTGAAATGATTTCCGCATTTACTTTATCTGTTTCCAATTCAACGATGAATTCGCCTTTTTCAACGCGATCTCCAACTTTTTTCACCCATTGTGCAATGGTACCTTCTGTAATCGATTCTGCTAATTCAGGGACTTTAATTTCAGCCACTTTAGGTTCCTCCTTTAATTCTCCACACTAATCTTTTTTTCTGTATGAACGATGTGTTCGATTATAGATCTGCTAAAGCATCACTGATCACTTTTGCTTGAGCAGCTTTATGTGAATCCGCGTCTCCCTCGGAAGTAGAAGACATTTCTGGACGACCAACATAACGAACTTTTTTGCCTTCTGCAAGTTCGAGTAAATATTCCAATACAAATCTCCAAGGACCTTGGTTTTTAGGTTCTTCTTGCACCCAAACGATTTCTTTCGCATTCGGATATCGAGCGATGATTTCTTTCACTTTATCCATTGGGAATGGGTACAATTGTTCAATGCGAATGATATGAAGTTTATCCAAGCCTTTGCCGTCTTTTACAGCTTCAGCCAAGTCGATTGTCACTTTGCCGGAAGCTAAAATGATGCGTTCCACTTTTTTCGCATTTTGTCCAAGTCCTGGTTGTTCAATCACTTCTTCAAATTTGCCTTCGGATAATTGTTCCAAAGTCGCTGCCGCCAATGGATGACGAAGCAATGATTTAGGTGTTGCAACCACTAATGGGCGCACCGCTTCTGTGCCAAGCATTTTCGCTTGTCTGCGCAATAAGTGGAAGTAGTTTCCTGCATTTGAGCAGTTCGCAACGATCCAGTTGTTTTCAGCGCATAGTTGCAAGTAGCGTTCAATACGAGCTGAGGAGTGTTCCGGACCTTGTCCTTCCATACCATTTGGAAGCAATAGAACAAGTCCTGATTTTAATCCCCATTTTGAACGGGCAGCGGAAATGAAGTTATCGAACATCACTTGGGCCATATTTGCGAAGTCCCCGAATTGGCCTTCCCAAATTGTCAATGCTTTTTCATTTTCAAGATTGTAGCCGTATTCGTAACCGACAATCGCCGCTTCTGTCAATGGAGAGTTGTATACGCTGAAAGATGCTTTGGCGCCTGAAATATGATTTAATGGCGTCCATTCAGAACCATTATTTTTGTCATGAAGCACTAGATGGCGTTGTGAGAACGTACCGCGTTGCGCATCTTGCCCTGAAATGCGGATTGGATTTCCTTCGCGCAAGATGGATGCGAATGCCAATGTTTCTGCATGACCCCAGTCAATTTTGCCAGTTTCCAATGCTTCTGTGCGTCTTTTTAGGATTCTTGCCAATTTGTTTTGTGGCTCGAAGTTTTCCGGCCATGCCAACAATTCTTCATTGATTTGTTTCAATTCATCCGCTGAAACGCCTGTTTCCACTTCTGGATATGGCTGTTTCACGGCTTCAGGCATTTCGATTTCAAATGGTCCTTTTTCTTCGCCGACTTTTTTCACATAGTCGTAGCATTTTTGCATTTCACTATAAACATCTTTGTCCAGTTGTTCAACATATTCTTTCGTCACAACACCCTCATTGGCGATGCGTTCACCATACAACGCACGGACAGTTGGATGTTTATCAACAATGATATATGTGAGCGGGTTTGTCACAGTCGGATCATCTGTTTCGTTATGTCCGTATCTGCGGTAACCGATCAAGTCGATTAAAATATCTTTTCCGAATGTTTGGCGGTATTCAAAAGCGAATTTTGCCACTTGGATAACCGCTTCAGGTTCATCCGCATTCACATGGATAACCGGAATGCCATATCCTTTTGCCAAGTCGGAAGAATAATGTGTTGAACGGGAATCGTAATATTCTGTCGTAAATCCGATCATGTTGTTTGAAATGATATGGATGGATCCGCCAGTTGTGAATCCTTTCGTTCTTGCCATGTTGAATGTTTCTTGAACGATTCCTTCACCGCTGAATGCAGCGTCTCCGTGAACCATCACCGCCAATGCTTTGGAAGTGTCCTGCACCGGTTCACCCGCATTGGATGTTTCTTCTTGGGCCGCTCTTGTAGAACCTGCGACAACAGGGCTTACCACTTCCAAGTGTGAAGGGTTGTATGCAAGTTTTACAGTTAAACCTGATGGCTTATGATAAGTTGCACCCATATGATATTTTACGTCGCCGGTCCAACCTTTGGAAATTTCGATTGAACCGTCTTCCGGGAAGAAGTAATCATTCGGTACATGGGCAAAATCCGCAAACATCATTTCATACGGTTTTTTCACGATGTGAGTCAACACATTCAAACGGCCACGGTGAGCCATACCGATTTGTACGGATTTCATTTGATTAGTTTCTGCGGATTTAACAATTTCATCAATCAACACTACAAGTGTATCCAAACCTTCGATGGAGAATCGTTTTTGTCCAACGAATGTTTTATGAAGGAATTTTTCAAAGTTTTCAACGCGTGTCAGTTGTTCCAACACCGCTTTTTTCTCTTCGGCTGT includes:
- a CDS encoding 2-oxoglutarate dehydrogenase E1 component, which codes for MSNNVFTAGTPWSAFSGPNLGYLMEQYELFLQNPEEVDADLVELFQQFGAPVLEEASSGAQAAQTGDVKKVLAAIRLADAIRAFGHYAADVYPLKDRPLDSAKIEPATYGLTDADLAELPASLFFNNVPANVSNGKQAIEYLRSLYTDKIGFEYSHIEDESERNWIQSKVESGFFKAKLTAEEKKAVLEQLTRVENFEKFLHKTFVGQKRFSIEGLDTLVVLIDEIVKSAETNQMKSVQIGMAHRGRLNVLTHIVKKPYEMMFADFAHVPNDYFFPEDGSIEISKGWTGDVKYHMGATYHKPSGLTVKLAYNPSHLEVVSPVVAGSTRAAQEETSNAGEPVQDTSKALAVMVHGDAAFSGEGIVQETFNMARTKGFTTGGSIHIISNNMIGFTTEYYDSRSTHYSSDLAKGYGIPVIHVNADEPEAVIQVAKFAFEYRQTFGKDILIDLIGYRRYGHNETDDPTVTNPLTYIIVDKHPTVRALYGERIANEGVVTKEYVEQLDKDVYSEMQKCYDYVKKVGEEKGPFEIEMPEAVKQPYPEVETGVSADELKQINEELLAWPENFEPQNKLARILKRRTEALETGKIDWGHAETLAFASILREGNPIRISGQDAQRGTFSQRHLVLHDKNNGSEWTPLNHISGAKASFSVYNSPLTEAAIVGYEYGYNLENEKALTIWEGQFGDFANMAQVMFDNFISAARSKWGLKSGLVLLLPNGMEGQGPEHSSARIERYLQLCAENNWIVANCSNAGNYFHLLRRQAKMLGTEAVRPLVVATPKSLLRHPLAAATLEQLSEGKFEEVIEQPGLGQNAKKVERIILASGKVTIDLAEAVKDGKGLDKLHIIRIEQLYPFPMDKVKEIIARYPNAKEIVWVQEEPKNQGPWRFVLEYLLELAEGKKVRYVGRPEMSSTSEGDADSHKAAQAKVISDALADL